A single Streptomyces sannanensis DNA region contains:
- a CDS encoding type ISP restriction/modification enzyme gives MTATRTGAPGGDTAGAPPLDDLMPWSTAPPRTGRAWVLAPDARTLRERWDRLVTAEGTERERLFGPTRSRTPRSTTAALPGHATSTTRFAYESGPCPAPVRVLRDAFDEQWLIPDHRLIDAARPELWRVADGRQLFMTEQGAALVPSAVLPLAPGRVRPLYRRPGGVEPNLAPGLLTLLSGRYGRPVTAESFLAWTAAAAVPSPTGYAVPLTADTGRWEAGVELGHRIVSLQLRGTRDGERPRLPGGRRPYVRAALPPRPRELRYDPEEEVLHIGEGRISPVPAEAWDFHHAGERVLERWFAARTTEAEPGTLEALGPRAWPQQWTSELLELITVLALLGELRPRQEALRHCPLIGRAELHEAGVLPVPAAARRPASVLGLREEGPDGQFALI, from the coding sequence ATGACGGCGACGCGAACCGGCGCGCCGGGGGGCGACACGGCCGGCGCCCCGCCCCTGGACGATCTGATGCCATGGTCGACGGCACCGCCGCGAACGGGGCGCGCCTGGGTCCTGGCTCCGGACGCCCGTACGCTGCGCGAGCGCTGGGACAGGCTCGTCACCGCGGAGGGCACGGAACGCGAGCGGCTGTTCGGCCCCACCCGGTCCCGGACACCGCGCAGCACGACTGCCGCCCTGCCCGGCCATGCGACGAGCACGACGCGCTTCGCGTACGAGTCCGGTCCCTGCCCCGCGCCCGTGCGGGTCCTGCGCGACGCGTTCGACGAGCAGTGGCTGATCCCCGACCACCGTCTGATCGACGCCGCCCGGCCGGAGCTGTGGCGTGTGGCGGACGGGCGGCAGCTCTTCATGACCGAACAGGGCGCCGCGCTGGTCCCTTCGGCCGTGCTGCCCTTGGCCCCAGGGCGGGTCCGGCCGCTGTACCGGCGCCCCGGCGGCGTCGAACCGAACCTCGCGCCCGGCCTGCTCACCCTTCTCTCCGGGCGCTACGGCCGTCCGGTCACCGCCGAGTCCTTCCTCGCCTGGACCGCCGCGGCCGCCGTCCCCTCCCCCACCGGGTACGCGGTCCCGCTCACGGCCGACACCGGGCGCTGGGAGGCGGGCGTCGAACTGGGCCACCGGATCGTCTCGCTGCAGCTGCGCGGCACCCGCGACGGCGAGCGCCCCCGGCTCCCGGGAGGACGGCGGCCGTATGTGAGGGCCGCCCTTCCGCCCCGTCCTCGGGAGCTGCGGTACGACCCCGAGGAGGAGGTGCTGCACATCGGGGAGGGCCGTATCTCGCCGGTACCGGCCGAGGCCTGGGACTTCCACCACGCCGGGGAGCGGGTCCTGGAGCGCTGGTTCGCGGCTCGTACGACGGAGGCGGAACCCGGCACTCTGGAGGCGCTGGGCCCCAGGGCGTGGCCTCAGCAGTGGACGTCGGAGCTGCTGGAGCTGATCACGGTGCTCGCGCTGCTCGGCGAACTCCGTCCGCGGCAGGAGGCGTTGCGGCACTGCCCGCTGATCGGCCGGGCGGAACTGCACGAGGCCGGGGTGCTGCCGGTGCCTGCCGCGGCTCGCCGCCCCGCCTCCGTGCTCGGCCTCCGGGAGGAGGGGCCCGACGGGCAGTTCGCCCTCATCTAG
- a CDS encoding zinc-binding dehydrogenase — MVRVAILPAVDSPLEMREIDIPGPGPGQVRVRLAAAGVCHSDLSLSNGTLRQPVPAVLGHEGAGTIVSVGEGVTHVAPGDGVVLNWAPSCGSCPNCVLGEVWLCADAFAGAGQPYARDAAGKQVYPGLSVAAFAEETVVAAHCVLPVPDGIPLTDAALLGCAALTGYGAVHHSARVREGESVAVFGVGGVGLAVLQSARIAGASRIVAVDVSPEKEALARAAGATDFVLASATTAKEIRRLTEGHGVDAAIECVGRAVSIRAAWDCTRRGGRTTVVGIGGKEEVVSFTALEIFHFGRTLSGCVYGNCDPSTDLPVLADHVRAGRLDLGAMVTERIGLDGIPAAFDNMLAGKGGRTLVVF; from the coding sequence GTGGTCCGCGTCGCCATACTGCCCGCCGTCGACTCCCCGCTGGAGATGCGCGAGATCGACATCCCCGGACCCGGCCCCGGCCAGGTCAGGGTCCGCCTCGCCGCCGCCGGGGTCTGCCACTCCGACCTGTCCCTCTCCAATGGCACCCTGCGCCAGCCCGTCCCCGCCGTCCTCGGCCACGAGGGCGCGGGCACGATCGTCTCCGTCGGCGAGGGCGTCACCCATGTCGCCCCCGGTGACGGAGTGGTCCTCAACTGGGCGCCTTCGTGCGGCAGCTGCCCCAACTGTGTCCTGGGCGAGGTGTGGCTGTGCGCCGACGCCTTCGCCGGTGCGGGACAGCCGTACGCCCGTGACGCGGCGGGGAAGCAGGTCTACCCGGGTCTGAGCGTCGCCGCCTTCGCCGAGGAGACCGTCGTCGCCGCGCACTGCGTCCTCCCGGTGCCCGACGGCATTCCGCTCACGGACGCCGCCCTGCTCGGCTGCGCGGCGCTGACGGGTTATGGAGCCGTCCACCACTCGGCGCGGGTGCGCGAGGGCGAGTCCGTCGCGGTGTTCGGGGTGGGCGGGGTGGGCCTCGCGGTCCTCCAGTCGGCGCGTATCGCGGGCGCCTCCCGGATCGTGGCCGTCGACGTCTCCCCGGAGAAGGAGGCGCTGGCGCGTGCGGCGGGGGCGACGGACTTCGTCCTCGCCTCGGCCACGACGGCCAAGGAGATCCGCAGGCTCACCGAGGGCCACGGCGTCGACGCGGCCATCGAGTGCGTCGGCCGTGCGGTGTCCATCCGCGCCGCCTGGGACTGCACGCGCCGCGGCGGCCGTACGACGGTCGTCGGCATCGGCGGCAAGGAGGAGGTCGTGTCCTTCACGGCCCTGGAGATCTTCCACTTCGGCCGTACCCTGTCGGGCTGCGTCTACGGCAACTGCGACCCGTCGACGGACCTCCCGGTCCTGGCGGACCACGTACGGGCCGGCCGCCTCGACCTGGGTGCGATGGTGACCGAGCGCATCGGCCTGGACGGGATCCCGGCGGCGTTCGACAACATGCTGGCAGGCAAGGGCGGCCGCACACTGGTCGTCTTCTGA
- a CDS encoding aldehyde dehydrogenase family protein, whose amino-acid sequence MKAHDGMYIGGEWRPAAGTDTIAVVNPADERIIGQVPAGTAEDIDEAVRAARAALPAWAATPPAERAARIAALRDALLVRKDEIAETISAELGAPLELAQNVHTGLPIVVAGSYAELAASYSFEERIGNSTVLMEPVGVVGAITPWNYPLHQIVAKVAPALAAGCTLVLKPAEDTPLTAQLFAEAVHDAGLPAGVFNLVTGLGAVAGQALAEHEDVDMVSFTGSTAVGKQIGATAGAAVKRVALELGGKSANVILPGADLARAINVNVAQVMNNSGQSCNALSRTLVHRDQYDEAVALAAAAVAKYTPGERIGPLVNAKQQARVRDYIERGVEEGARIVAGGPEAPLERGYFVSPTVFADVTPDMTIAKEEIFGPVMSILAYEDEEEALRIADDSVYGLGGGVWAADEDTAVAFARRMQTGQIDINGGRFNPLAPFGGYKQSGVGRELGPHGLAEYLQTKSLQF is encoded by the coding sequence ATGAAGGCCCACGACGGGATGTACATCGGCGGCGAGTGGCGGCCCGCCGCAGGCACGGACACGATCGCGGTCGTCAACCCGGCCGACGAGCGGATCATCGGCCAGGTCCCGGCCGGAACGGCCGAGGACATCGACGAGGCCGTGCGGGCCGCCCGCGCCGCCCTTCCTGCCTGGGCCGCCACCCCGCCCGCCGAGCGCGCTGCGCGGATCGCCGCCCTGCGGGACGCACTGCTCGTCCGTAAGGACGAAATCGCCGAGACCATCAGTGCCGAACTCGGCGCACCGCTGGAGCTCGCACAGAACGTCCACACCGGGCTCCCGATCGTGGTCGCCGGCTCCTACGCGGAACTCGCCGCCTCGTACTCCTTCGAGGAGAGGATCGGCAACTCCACCGTGCTGATGGAGCCGGTCGGCGTGGTCGGCGCCATCACACCCTGGAACTACCCGCTGCACCAGATCGTCGCCAAGGTCGCCCCGGCGCTCGCCGCCGGCTGCACGCTCGTCCTCAAGCCCGCCGAGGACACCCCGCTCACCGCCCAGCTGTTCGCCGAGGCCGTCCACGACGCCGGCCTCCCGGCGGGCGTGTTCAACCTGGTCACCGGCCTCGGGGCGGTCGCCGGACAGGCGCTCGCCGAGCACGAGGACGTCGACATGGTCTCCTTCACCGGTTCCACGGCCGTCGGCAAGCAGATCGGCGCCACCGCAGGCGCCGCCGTCAAGCGGGTCGCCCTGGAGCTCGGCGGCAAGTCCGCCAACGTCATCCTGCCCGGCGCCGACCTGGCCAGGGCCATCAACGTCAACGTCGCCCAGGTGATGAACAACTCCGGCCAGTCGTGCAACGCCCTGAGCCGGACGCTGGTCCACCGCGATCAGTACGACGAGGCCGTGGCCCTCGCCGCCGCCGCGGTCGCCAAGTACACCCCGGGCGAGCGCATCGGCCCTCTCGTCAACGCCAAGCAGCAGGCCAGGGTGCGCGACTACATCGAGCGGGGTGTCGAGGAGGGCGCGCGGATCGTCGCGGGCGGCCCCGAAGCACCCCTGGAGCGGGGCTACTTCGTCAGCCCGACCGTCTTCGCCGACGTCACCCCGGACATGACCATCGCGAAGGAGGAGATCTTCGGCCCTGTGATGTCGATACTCGCCTACGAGGACGAGGAGGAGGCCCTGCGCATCGCCGACGATTCGGTGTACGGCCTGGGCGGAGGCGTCTGGGCCGCGGACGAGGACACAGCCGTCGCCTTTGCCCGCCGTATGCAGACCGGCCAGATCGACATCAACGGCGGCCGCTTCAACCCCCTTGCTCCCTTCGGCGGTTACAAGCAGTCGGGCGTGGGCCGCGAGCTCGGCCCGCACGGCCTGGCAGAGTACCTCCAGACCAAGTCCCTCCAGTTCTGA
- a CDS encoding DUF4253 domain-containing protein, with translation MARADFMEDRGDAGPAVFESAVSDSGIEVHGVRVPPSVARAAWEFLRARHGRSGWYPFLTVFGPVELVAHDRGGQPWGGGSRQLLDAALAADPEDVVSGLVHSVFREMAEIYIPPRSDDDLREIEEIRLLFDADHTALSLCAEFSEPLPGIPRRAESMGRNMWLNLVRARGGYGIPALFPRLLQTPNWSGYPDDRELLPADHVAVLGHWHKTHGADFYYADSAALDLLVKNPPRDRRAAAKAAVEQYVYCPDSIPDPESAGNGQVGSSVWSFWWD, from the coding sequence ATGGCGCGTGCCGATTTCATGGAAGACCGCGGGGACGCCGGCCCCGCGGTCTTCGAATCGGCGGTCTCCGACTCCGGAATCGAGGTCCATGGAGTCCGTGTCCCGCCGTCCGTGGCCCGCGCGGCCTGGGAATTCCTCCGTGCGCGGCACGGCCGGAGCGGTTGGTATCCGTTCCTGACCGTGTTCGGCCCGGTCGAGCTGGTCGCGCACGACCGCGGCGGGCAGCCCTGGGGTGGCGGAAGCCGGCAGCTCCTCGACGCAGCACTGGCCGCGGACCCCGAGGACGTCGTTTCCGGCCTCGTCCACTCGGTATTCCGGGAGATGGCGGAAATCTACATTCCACCACGGTCGGACGACGACCTCCGGGAGATCGAAGAGATCCGTCTTCTGTTCGACGCCGACCACACAGCCCTTTCCCTGTGCGCCGAATTCTCCGAACCTCTTCCCGGAATTCCCCGGCGTGCCGAATCAATGGGGCGGAACATGTGGCTGAACCTGGTCCGGGCGCGCGGCGGATACGGAATTCCGGCGCTTTTCCCCCGCCTGCTGCAGACCCCCAATTGGTCGGGATACCCCGACGACCGTGAGCTTCTGCCCGCGGATCATGTCGCTGTCCTCGGACACTGGCACAAGACGCACGGCGCGGATTTCTACTATGCCGACTCGGCTGCTCTCGACCTCCTGGTGAAGAATCCTCCACGTGACCGGCGCGCGGCGGCGAAGGCCGCCGTCGAGCAGTATGTGTACTGTCCCGACAGCATCCCGGATCCGGAGTCGGCGGGAAACGGGCAGGTAGGTTCCTCGGTGTGGTCGTTCTGGTGGGACTGA
- a CDS encoding ankyrin repeat domain-containing protein, whose amino-acid sequence MVSMEWDGLTDRERFGEWYRQERDRFSDTARDADWNGLFEELGRHPGWVNLPRPGNRSGFAPLHQAAWHGADFAVVSRLIAHGAWRTQRTRDGRRAVDVAREQGHTHLLELLEPVVARQLPSPPDALEHHFHSLLRERTGRCFEEIEHLLPPLSPLTEGPAVEIVFRVVGMMGGFTYCLEKEVLHVHGHSRMDADYGDHYRVTPEGWSRIERTRVPPPPPPAPQDPAS is encoded by the coding sequence ATGGTCAGCATGGAGTGGGACGGCCTCACCGACCGCGAGCGCTTCGGCGAGTGGTACCGGCAGGAGCGGGACCGGTTCTCGGACACCGCCCGGGACGCCGACTGGAACGGCCTGTTCGAGGAGTTGGGGAGGCATCCGGGGTGGGTCAATCTCCCCCGGCCCGGGAACCGCAGCGGCTTCGCCCCGCTGCATCAGGCGGCCTGGCACGGCGCGGACTTCGCCGTCGTCTCCCGGCTGATCGCACACGGCGCCTGGCGCACACAGCGCACCCGGGACGGGCGGCGCGCCGTGGACGTCGCACGGGAGCAGGGGCACACGCATCTGCTGGAGCTTCTGGAGCCGGTCGTGGCGCGGCAGCTCCCCTCCCCTCCGGATGCGCTGGAGCACCACTTCCATTCGCTGCTGCGGGAGAGGACCGGCCGCTGCTTCGAGGAGATCGAGCACCTGCTGCCACCGCTGTCTCCACTGACGGAGGGACCAGCCGTGGAGATCGTCTTCCGGGTGGTCGGCATGATGGGCGGCTTCACCTACTGCCTTGAGAAGGAAGTCCTGCATGTGCACGGCCACTCGCGGATGGACGCCGACTACGGGGACCACTACCGCGTGACTCCCGAGGGCTGGTCCAGGATCGAACGCACGCGCGTGCCGCCGCCTCCGCCGCCCGCCCCGCAGGACCCCGCGTCCTGA
- a CDS encoding AAA family ATPase, whose amino-acid sequence MDGHRDSSRHRAAKREPTRHRSLQRCGRRESPSFTGARMSRRRLPRAAVRRAGGPVIAAIPEELIELIADGRSAVLDHGLLTRKKREERKNLVREAGGQPRLLYFPVPRDELLLRLGEQPASGRQRLGGRRISAGRLLCPIRASPR is encoded by the coding sequence GTGGACGGGCACCGGGACTCGTCCCGGCACCGCGCAGCGAAGCGGGAACCCACCCGACACCGCAGCCTTCAACGGTGCGGTAGGCGGGAATCGCCCTCGTTCACGGGGGCGAGGATGTCAAGGCGTCGACTACCCCGAGCGGCAGTACGTCGCGCTGGAGGCCCGGTGATTGCCGCGATCCCGGAGGAGCTGATCGAGCTGATTGCCGACGGCCGCTCCGCCGTACTCGACCACGGACTGTTGACCCGCAAGAAACGCGAGGAACGGAAGAACCTTGTCCGCGAGGCCGGAGGGCAACCCCGGCTCCTGTACTTCCCCGTGCCTCGCGACGAACTGCTGCTACGCCTTGGAGAGCAACCGGCGTCAGGACGCCAACGCCTTGGTGGTCGCAGAATCAGCGCTGGACGACTTTTATGCCCGATTCGAGCCTCCCCACGATGA
- a CDS encoding GntR family transcriptional regulator, with protein sequence MTAFAPDSLVLNRKLPLWYQVSQSLRASILGRRPQDPLRLPTEEQLAGHYGVSVLTMRQALKELEAEGLITRHRRRGTFIEPGARRGSPVRLLGSVDAIVAQQSGERTTLLGYGPRAVPGELAEYFPGLDEIMTYRRLRYDGESGEPSNWAENALRPDVATAVDPADLERWPMTKVLRDTVGVRISRITDTVEARLADPETAELLRVPLLSPILHYTGVTYDKDGRVVDVALIRYRGDRFSFSVTVEAH encoded by the coding sequence GTGACCGCCTTCGCCCCCGACTCACTGGTCCTGAACCGCAAGCTCCCCTTGTGGTATCAGGTCTCCCAGTCCCTGCGCGCCTCGATACTCGGCCGCCGTCCGCAGGATCCGCTGCGGCTGCCCACCGAGGAGCAGCTCGCCGGGCACTACGGCGTCAGCGTGCTCACCATGCGGCAGGCGCTCAAGGAACTGGAGGCGGAAGGCCTGATCACCAGGCACCGGCGGCGCGGCACCTTCATCGAACCGGGCGCCCGGCGCGGCTCCCCCGTCCGGCTGCTGGGCTCGGTCGACGCGATCGTGGCCCAGCAGTCCGGTGAACGCACCACCCTGCTCGGGTACGGCCCGCGGGCCGTACCCGGCGAGCTCGCCGAGTACTTCCCCGGCCTGGACGAGATCATGACGTACCGGCGGCTGCGCTACGACGGCGAGAGCGGTGAGCCCAGCAACTGGGCCGAGAACGCGCTGCGCCCCGATGTCGCCACCGCCGTCGACCCCGCCGACCTGGAGCGCTGGCCGATGACCAAAGTGCTGCGCGACACAGTCGGGGTGCGGATCAGCCGGATCACCGACACGGTCGAGGCCCGGCTGGCCGACCCGGAGACGGCCGAACTGCTGCGGGTCCCGCTGCTCAGCCCGATCCTGCACTACACGGGCGTGACCTACGACAAGGACGGCCGAGTCGTGGACGTCGCACTGATCCGCTACCGCGGCGACCGTTTCTCCTTCTCGGTCACGGTCGAGGCGCACTGA
- the hmgA gene encoding homogentisate 1,2-dioxygenase, protein MSGIEETRKIAAGLTEGSYSPGFGNEHSSEAEPGALPHGRNSPQRAPLGLYAEQLSGSAFTEPRAHNHRSWLYRIRPSAAHPPFVRIDNGNVRSAPFTETTPDPNRLRWNPLPEPAPGTDWLAGLWTLGGNGDVTQRAGMAIHLYHANASMDRVFGDADGELLIVPEHGELLLRTELGLLVARPGEVALIPRGVRFRVELLEETARGYVCENYGQPFRLPDLGPIGANGLANARDFLAPVAAYEDVEGPVQVVNKFCGNLWAATYDHSPLDVVAWHGNHTPYVYDLRRFNVIGSISYDHPDPSIFTVLTSPSDTPGVAGVDFVVFAPRWLVGEDTFRPPYFHRNVMSEYMGLIEGAYDAKTAGEGGFVPGGGSLHNMMSAHGPDRETFDKASAAELKPQKIDDGLAFMFETRWPVTATAQAATADHLQSSYDDVWQGLERHFRP, encoded by the coding sequence ATGAGCGGCATCGAGGAAACGCGCAAGATCGCGGCAGGGCTCACCGAGGGGTCGTACTCCCCCGGCTTCGGCAACGAACACAGTTCGGAGGCGGAACCGGGCGCCCTGCCCCACGGCCGCAACTCACCGCAGCGCGCCCCCCTCGGCCTCTATGCGGAGCAGCTCAGCGGCAGCGCCTTCACCGAGCCCCGCGCACACAACCACCGCTCCTGGCTCTACCGCATCCGCCCCTCGGCCGCACACCCCCCGTTCGTACGCATCGACAACGGCAACGTCCGCAGCGCCCCCTTCACCGAGACCACCCCCGACCCCAACCGGCTCCGCTGGAACCCGCTGCCCGAACCCGCGCCCGGCACCGACTGGCTGGCCGGTCTGTGGACGCTCGGCGGCAACGGCGACGTGACACAGCGCGCCGGCATGGCGATCCATCTCTACCACGCCAATGCCTCGATGGACCGGGTGTTCGGCGACGCCGACGGAGAACTGCTGATCGTCCCCGAGCACGGCGAACTGCTGCTGCGCACCGAGCTGGGCCTGCTCGTCGCCCGCCCCGGTGAGGTCGCGCTGATCCCCCGCGGAGTGCGCTTCCGCGTCGAGCTTCTGGAAGAGACCGCACGCGGCTATGTCTGCGAGAACTACGGTCAGCCCTTCCGGCTCCCCGACCTGGGCCCGATCGGCGCCAACGGCCTGGCCAATGCCCGCGACTTCCTGGCGCCGGTCGCGGCGTACGAGGACGTCGAGGGCCCGGTGCAGGTGGTCAACAAGTTCTGTGGCAACCTCTGGGCCGCGACCTACGACCACTCCCCGCTGGATGTCGTCGCCTGGCACGGCAACCACACGCCGTACGTCTATGACCTGCGCCGCTTCAATGTCATCGGCTCCATCAGCTACGACCACCCCGACCCGTCGATCTTCACGGTGCTCACCTCGCCGTCCGACACCCCCGGCGTCGCGGGCGTCGACTTCGTCGTCTTCGCACCGCGCTGGCTGGTCGGCGAGGACACCTTCCGGCCGCCGTACTTCCACCGCAATGTGATGAGCGAGTACATGGGCCTGATCGAGGGCGCCTATGACGCCAAGACTGCTGGTGAAGGGGGCTTTGTCCCCGGCGGCGGCTCGCTGCACAACATGATGTCCGCGCACGGCCCCGACCGGGAGACCTTCGACAAGGCCAGCGCCGCCGAGCTGAAGCCGCAGAAGATCGACGACGGTCTTGCCTTCATGTTCGAGACCCGCTGGCCGGTCACCGCCACCGCCCAGGCCGCGACCGCCGACCACCTGCAGTCCTCCTACGACGACGTATGGCAGGGTCTTGAGCGCCACTTCAGGCCGTAG
- a CDS encoding class F sortase has protein sequence MRRKPWYAGGSRSYRFTRTVCVALSLAAAGVWWTHREETERPAAAVSVPAAPGSSGRSEPATEQPAPVTEQSASATEQPVPATEQPVPAGAQSAELPPSPATGVIIPALEIAAPTVGVGLDASGRLGTPPVDNPNLVGWYRDGPTPGTVGTAVVAGHRDTRSGPAVFLNLAALKQGDVIDVARADGRTAVYTVDSVRTYAKSEFPDMEVYGQTGRAELRLLTCGGSYNRTGGYASNVVVFAHFTAVKES, from the coding sequence ATGCGGCGTAAGCCCTGGTACGCGGGCGGAAGCCGGTCCTACCGGTTCACCAGGACGGTCTGCGTGGCCCTGTCCCTGGCGGCCGCGGGAGTCTGGTGGACACACCGCGAGGAGACCGAACGTCCCGCCGCTGCCGTCAGCGTCCCCGCGGCACCGGGGTCCTCGGGGCGTTCGGAGCCGGCCACGGAGCAGCCGGCCCCGGTCACGGAACAGTCGGCCTCGGCCACGGAGCAGCCGGTCCCGGCCACGGAGCAGCCGGTCCCGGCCGGGGCACAATCGGCCGAACTGCCCCCGTCGCCCGCGACCGGCGTCATCATCCCCGCCCTCGAGATCGCGGCGCCGACCGTCGGGGTCGGCCTCGATGCGTCGGGCCGCCTCGGCACTCCGCCGGTGGACAACCCGAACCTGGTCGGCTGGTACAGGGACGGCCCCACCCCGGGGACGGTGGGGACCGCGGTGGTGGCCGGCCATCGTGACACCCGGTCCGGTCCGGCCGTCTTCCTCAACCTGGCGGCCCTCAAGCAGGGCGATGTCATCGACGTCGCCCGCGCGGACGGCCGGACGGCCGTGTACACCGTCGACAGCGTGCGTACCTACGCCAAGTCGGAGTTTCCCGACATGGAGGTGTACGGACAGACGGGCCGGGCCGAGCTGCGGCTGCTCACCTGCGGTGGCTCGTACAACCGTACCGGCGGCTACGCCTCCAACGTCGTCGTCTTCGCTCACTTCACGGCGGTCAAGGAGTCCTGA